From the Lathyrus oleraceus cultivar Zhongwan6 chromosome 4, CAAS_Psat_ZW6_1.0, whole genome shotgun sequence genome, one window contains:
- the LOC127136739 gene encoding uncharacterized protein LOC127136739, which produces MHVYAKFIKELLSGKRKLEDDENITLAEECSVIIERKLSPKLTDPSRFTIPFSIGPLTIRKALCDLRASINLMMLSMMSKFKCGEPKLTHMTLTLADKSIIYPYGILEYVLVRVDDLGFPANFVILDMPEDSETPLLLGRSFLETCKALIYVVMGELILRFNNEKVVFNVFEALNHHK; this is translated from the coding sequence ATGCATGTTTATGCTAAATTCATAAAAGAGCTCTTATCAGGAAAGCGTAAGTTGGAAGATGATGAAAACATCACTTTAGCGGAAGAGTGCAGTGTCATCATCGAAAGAAAGCTTTCACCCAAACTCACTGATCCAAGTAGATTCACCATTCCTTTTTCTATTGGTCCGTTGACTATTAGAAAGGCTTTGTGTGATTTAAGAGCTAGCATCAATCTAATGATGTTGTCCATGATGAGTAAGTTTAAATGTGGGGAGCCAAAACTGACTCATATGACGCTAACATTAGCGGATAAATCGATCATATACCCTTATGGGATTCTTGAATATGTTCTAGTGAGAGTCGATGACTTAGGGTTCCCTGCAAATTTTGTGATTCTAGACATGCCTGAGGATTCTGAGACACCATTACTTCTCGGAAGGTCGTTCTTGGAAACATGTAAAGCTCTCATTTATGTAGTAATGGGGGAGTTAATATTGAGGTTTAACAATGAAAAAGTTGTTTTCAACGTGTTTGAAGCACTAAATCACCATAAATAA